From Oncorhynchus tshawytscha isolate Ot180627B linkage group LG11, Otsh_v2.0, whole genome shotgun sequence, the proteins below share one genomic window:
- the LOC112236666 gene encoding ATP-binding cassette sub-family E member 1: MSEKNTRIAIVNHDKCKPKKCRQECKKSCPVVRMGKLCIEVTAQSKIVWISESLCIGCGICVKKCPFGALSIVNLPSNLEKETTHRYCANSFKLHRLPIPRPGEVLGLVGTNGIGKSTALKILAGKQKPNLGKFDAPPDWQEILTYFRGSELQNYFTKILEDDLKAIVKPQYVDQIPKTVKGTVGSILSRKDDSKTETIVCEQLDLTHLRERNVEDLSGGELQRFAIAVVCIQRADIFMFDEPSSYLDVKQRLRAAVTIRSLISPDRYIIVVEHDLSVLDYLSDFICCLYGVPSAYGVVTMPFGVREGINIFLDGYVPTENLRFREISLVFKVAETANEEEIKRMCHYQYPHMKKNMGDFALEILEGEFTDSEIMVMLGENGTGKTTFIRMLAGRLKPDEGGEVPILNVSYKPQKISPKFKGSVRALLHEKIRDAYTHPQFVTDVMKPMQIESIIDQDVQNLSGGELQRVAMALCLGKPADVYLIDEPSAYLDSEQRLVCAKVIKRFILHAKKTAFVVEHDFIMATYLADRVIVFDGIPSRSTAANTPQTLLAGMNKFLSQLEITFRRDPNNFRPRINKMNSIKDCEQKKSGNYFFLDD, from the exons ATGTCGGAGAAAAACACCAGAATCGCCATTGTGAATCATGACAAATGCAAGCCAAAGAAATGCCGGCAAGAGTGCAAAAAGAGTTGCCCTGTGGTTCGGATGG GCAAACTGTGCATAGAAGTCACAGCTCAGAGCAAAATTGTGTGGATTTCCGAATCGCTCTGTATCGGTTGTGGCATCTGTGTCAAG AAATGTCCATTTGGGGCCTTGTCTATTGTCAACTTGCCAAGCAACCTCGAGAAAGAGACAACTCACAGATACTGTGCCAACTCCTTCAAGTTGCATAG ATTACCCATTCCCAGACCTGGAGAGGTTCTGGGACTTGTGGGCACCAACGGAATCGGGAAATCTACGGCGCTGAAAATTCTGGCTGGAAAACAGAAGCCTAACTTGGGGAAGTTCGAT GCTCCACCAGACTGGCAGGAGATCCTGACCTACTTCCGTGGCTCTGAGCTCCAGAACTATTTTACCAAGATCCTGGAGGATGACCTGAAAGCCATCGTCAAGCCCCAGTACGTTGACCAGATCCCCAAGACTGTCAAG GGGACTGTGGGCTCCATTCTGAGCAGGAAAGACGACTCCAAGACTGAGACCATCGTCTGTGAGCAGCTTG ATCTGACTCATCTCAGGGAGAGGAATGTGGAGGACCTATCAGGAGGAGAGCTGCAGCGCTTTGCCATCGCTGTGGTCTGCATCCAGAGAGCAGACAT CTTCATGTTTGACGAGCCGTCCAGTTACCTGGATGTTAAGCAACGTCTAAGAGCTGCCGTCACCATCCGCTCCCTCATCTCCCCAGACAG ATACATCATAGTCGTGGAACACGACCTGAGTGTGCTGGACTACCTGTCTGACTTCATCTGCTGTCTGTACGGAGTGCCCAGCGCCTATGGAGTGGTCACTATGCCCTTTGGAGTTAGAGAAG GCATCAACATCTTCCTGGACGGCTATGTGCCCACGGAGAATCTGCGCTTCAGGGAGATATCGCTGGTGTTCAAG gtggcggAGACGGCCAACGAGGAGGAGATCAAGAGGATGTGCCACTACCAGTACCCCCACATGAAGAAGAACATGGGAGACTTTGCCCTGGAGAtcctggaaggagagttcactGACTCTGAGATCATGGTCATGCTGGGAGAGAATG GGACGGGCAAAACCACGTTCATCAGAATGCTGGCTGGCCGTCTGAAACCAGATGAAGGGG GGGAAGTGCCTATCCTGAACGTCAGCTACAAACCCCAAAAGATCAGCCCCAAATTCAAA GGTAGTGTGCGGGCTCTGCTCCATGAGAAGATCCGAGACGCCTACACTCACCCCCAGTTTGTGACTGACGTCATGAAGCCTATGCAGATTGAGAGCATCATCGACCAGGAC GTCCAGAACCTGTCTGGAGGAGAGTTGCAGAGGGTGGCCATGGCCCTGTGTCTGGGGAAACCAGCTGATGTCTACCTGATAGACGAGCCCTCCGCCTACCTGGACTCTGAGCAGCGTCTCGTGTGTGCCAAGGTCATCAAAAG ATTCATCCTCCACGCCAAGAAGACTGCGTTTGTGGTGGAGCACGACTTCATCATGGCCACCTACCTGGCTGACCGCGTCATTGTGTTTGACGGTATTCCCTCACGAAGCACCGCTGCCAACAC GCCACAGACCTTACTCGCAGGGATGAACAAGTTCCTATCACAGCTGGAGATAACGTTCAGGAGAGACCCCAACAACTTCCGACCAAGGATCAACAAGATGAATTCCATAAAG GATTGTGAACAGAAGAAGAGTGGGAACTACTTCTTCCTGGACGACTAA